One Rosa chinensis cultivar Old Blush chromosome 5, RchiOBHm-V2, whole genome shotgun sequence genomic region harbors:
- the LOC112164833 gene encoding cysteine-rich repeat secretory protein 57, producing the protein MSILLHHSQTTSLIILLSSFFSLLKFVSCDSNSQNHPLHYIHHYCSQEYNLTDNPGFHDNVDILLSDLTSKSSGSSFYNSTAGDDHEKVYALYLCRGDISSQVCHNCIDHAAQTLRENCTDFQDTTAYYEECMLRYSNHSIFATEQELPFRFWCSVKKVSDNATSDFNQRLTKLMGWLVDNAAFGNTTPIHFSTGEANTKTGDNGTSWLYGLMQCTPDITGSDCQKCLKAAIGSYQEFCAERMWAMILAPSCQLRYNTSPFMKTEKPAMPKSSTDGRGNYKSYVGLATVVLLSTIFVARA; encoded by the exons ATGTCCATACTTCTCCATCACTCACAAACCACATCGCTAATTATACTCCTTTCATCATTTTTCTCCCTCCTCAAATTTGTTTCTTGCGATTCCAATTCCCAGAATCACCCGCTTCACTACATCCACCATTACTGTTCCCAAGAATACAATCTCACTGACAACCCGGGGTTCCACGACAACGTCGACATCCTCCTCTCCGATCTCACCTCCAAATCTTCTGGATCCAGCTTCTACAACTCCACGGCCGGAGACGACCACGAAAAAGTCTATGCTCTTTATCTCTGTCGAGGCGACATTAGCTCTCAAGTTTGCCATAACTGCATCGACCATGCAGCTCAAACCCTCCGGGAAAACTGCACCGACTTCCAAGACACCACCGCGTATTATGAGGAGTGCATGTTGCGATATTCAAACCATTCCATTTTCGCCACAGAGCAGGAGCTTCCATTTCGATTTTGGTGCAGCGTGAAAAAGGTTTCCGACAACGCTACCAGTGATTTCAATCAGAGACTGACCAAGTTGATGGGCTGGCTTGTGGATAATGCCGCGTTCGGTAATACAACTCCCATTCATTTCTCGACAGGGGAAGCAAATACGAAAACCGGTGATAATGGCACGTCGTGGTTGTATGGCTTGATGCAGTGCACGCCTGATATTACTGGGAGTGATTGCCAAAAATGTTTGAAGGCGGCTATCGGCAGTTACCAGGAGTTCTGCGCCGAAAGAATGTGGGCGATGATTTTAGCCCCTAGTTGTCAGTTACGGTATAATACAAGCCCTTTTATGAAGACAGAAAAACCCGCCATGCCAAAAAGTTCAACTGACG GAAGAGGGAACTACAAATCCTATGTTGGTCTTGCAACAGTGGTGCTTCTGTCCACCATATTTGTTGCACGTGCATGA